The DNA window CATGGGTGCTGCGCAGCAGCTCGGTGTAGCCGCGGGCGATGGTCAGCGGCGTCCGCAACTCGTGCGAGGCGAGCCGCACCAGCAGTTCCTGCCGGTGCGCCCGGTCCCGCTCGGCGGCACCGATGCGGCGCATCTCCTGCAGCAGCACGTGCCGACGGTGCACGTGCCAGGCCATCACGATGAAGATCAACGCCATCAGCGGCTCCTCCGCGGTCTCCTCCCAGCGGATCTCGCCGGCCGCCGCGTGGTGGGCCAGGATCACGCCCGTGGTGGTGGTCACCGCGAGCAGCGCGGCCACCATCCAGGACAACCGCCAGGTGGTGAAGCCGTAGACCAGGGCCAGGCTGATCCAGACCAGGTGGAACGGCACCGTCTCCTGCCCGGGCAGGAACCACATCAACGCCACGTTGACCGTGGCGAAGAGAATCCAGACCAGGGCCAGCAGCCGCTCACTCGACGGTGTACGCATAGCCCACGCCGCGTACGGTCTCGATCCGGTCGGGCTGGCCCAGCCGGCCGCGCAGCCGGCGGACGGACACGTCGACCACGTTGCTGCCCGGGTCGAAGTGCAGGCCCCACACGTCGGCCAGCAGCTCCTCCCGGCTGCACGGCCGGCCCGCCCGGCTCATCAGGTGCTGCAACAGCAGGAACTCCCGCAGCGGCAGGTCCACGTGCACCCCGCGCACGGTGGTCCGTCGCCGGTGCAGGTCCAGTTGCACCGGACCGACCCGCAGCCACCGCGCGGCGTCGCCGCCCGGCGCCCCGCGCATCCGGGCGCGTACCCGGGCCACCAGTTCGGCGACCGCGAACGGCTTGCCCAGGAAGTCCGCCGCGCCCGCCTCCAGCACCGCGACCCGGGTGCTGATCTCG is part of the Micromonospora halotolerans genome and encodes:
- a CDS encoding response regulator transcription factor, coding for MIEDDERIGRLVTRALEGGGLLTERAASGSAGLDAALRRDFDLVVLDLMLPGLDGRQVLDRLLEQRPDQRVLVLSAVPEISTRVAVLEAGAADFLGKPFAVAELVARVRARMRGAPGGDAARWLRVGPVQLDLHRRRTTVRGVHVDLPLREFLLLQHLMSRAGRPCSREELLADVWGLHFDPGSNVVDVSVRRLRGRLGQPDRIETVRGVGYAYTVE